One Candidatus Paceibacterota bacterium genomic window carries:
- a CDS encoding fatty acid desaturase CarF family protein, translating to MAKIQQPNIEEIRMKTDRTRQILRLLAFLSICIFFLLAVGKFFLHREYFSFLSFVAIFLGSLLVADFLSGVMHWAFDTWGSSKTFLVGPLFIRPFREHHVDEKSITHHSFIQASTSGTATVIPVCIAVLLIPLTGVISYSILMFVFLISVFVFLTNQIHKWAHMDNPPAIIRFLQKTHILLPQIDHHIHHIEPFTQSYAITTGWTNPFFTKFQFFRHAEKIITRITGAIPRADDIGVEAAKELMEKGN from the coding sequence ATGGCAAAAATCCAACAACCGAATATCGAAGAGATACGGATGAAAACGGACAGGACGAGACAAATTCTCCGTCTTCTTGCCTTCCTTTCCATCTGCATATTTTTCCTTTTAGCAGTAGGAAAATTCTTTCTCCATAGAGAATATTTCTCTTTCCTCTCCTTTGTCGCAATCTTTTTGGGAAGCCTCCTCGTTGCGGATTTTCTTTCGGGAGTAATGCACTGGGCCTTCGATACTTGGGGTTCTTCAAAAACATTTCTTGTCGGCCCGCTTTTCATCCGTCCATTCCGCGAACATCATGTAGATGAAAAATCGATCACTCATCATAGCTTCATCCAAGCGAGCACCAGCGGCACAGCGACCGTCATCCCTGTCTGCATTGCTGTTCTTCTCATTCCGCTCACTGGAGTAATCTCCTACTCAATACTCATGTTCGTCTTTCTTATCTCGGTTTTTGTTTTTTTAACCAACCAAATCCACAAATGGGCGCATATGGATAATCCCCCCGCAATCATTCGATTCTTGCAGAAAACGCATATCCTCCTTCCCCAAATAGATCACCATATTCACCACATCGAGCCGTTCACTCAAAGCTATGCGATAACAACAGGCTGGACAAATCCGTTTTTTACCAAGTTTCAATTCTTCAGGCATGCTGAAAAAATAATCACGCGTATCACCGGAGCAATCCCCCGCGCAGATGATATTGGGGTTGAAGCTGCTAAAGAGCTTATGGAGAAGGGGAATTAG
- a CDS encoding TPM domain-containing protein: MSRRFLGLISVALFSLAFVHTAYAFTSPGNPTGFVNDFANVLAPAEKTALETKLKDFAMQTGNEVSVVIVQNLGGDVIENYAVELFQAWGIGNKEKDNGVLFLVAIDDRAVRIEVGYGLEGDLPDATANRIIQKIAIPYFKNGDYVGGISNSADAIMSALGGNTDVIPEESDAQLDSNLNLNLNFVFVIGFIVVSWLGAILGRSKSWWLGGVIGGVAGIIVIAFFGFLYIGLIALSALIPLGLLFDFIASRQFEKSKTTGRRPPWWIGGGRMGGGGFGGSGGGFGGFGGGSSGGGGASGRW, encoded by the coding sequence ATGTCTAGAAGGTTTCTCGGGCTTATTTCGGTCGCTCTCTTTTCTTTGGCCTTTGTCCATACAGCCTATGCTTTTACCTCGCCCGGGAATCCGACTGGATTTGTAAATGATTTTGCAAATGTGCTCGCTCCCGCCGAGAAAACAGCTCTTGAAACGAAACTGAAAGATTTTGCTATGCAAACCGGAAATGAAGTGAGTGTTGTCATAGTGCAAAATCTTGGCGGAGACGTAATCGAAAATTATGCGGTAGAACTTTTCCAAGCGTGGGGAATTGGGAATAAAGAAAAAGATAACGGCGTACTTTTTCTTGTAGCGATTGACGATAGGGCTGTAAGAATTGAAGTCGGATATGGACTTGAAGGAGATCTTCCGGACGCTACTGCAAATAGAATTATTCAGAAAATCGCTATTCCGTACTTTAAAAACGGAGATTATGTGGGCGGAATTTCAAATTCGGCGGATGCGATTATGAGCGCTTTAGGTGGCAATACCGATGTTATACCAGAAGAATCGGACGCTCAACTGGATTCAAACTTGAATTTAAATTTGAATTTTGTTTTTGTAATCGGGTTTATCGTTGTATCTTGGCTCGGTGCTATCTTGGGCAGATCTAAATCTTGGTGGTTGGGAGGAGTGATCGGGGGTGTTGCTGGAATCATTGTTATTGCATTTTTTGGTTTTCTCTATATCGGACTCATCGCTCTTTCGGCTCTTATTCCGCTCGGGCTTTTGTTTGATTTTATCGCTTCTCGCCAATTTGAAAAAAGCAAAACTACTGGAAGGAGACCGCCATGGTGGATTGGGGGAGGACGTATGGGTGGAGGAGGTTTTGGTGGAAGTGGAGGGGGATTTGGAGGTTTCGGCGGAGGCTCTTCTGGCGGAGGTGGCGCGAGCGGAAGGTGGTAG
- a CDS encoding LemA family protein, with the protein MKKGWIIAIVIVVIILLYGFVSYNGLVTANEGINSQWAKVETQYQRRFELIPNLVESVKGIMKQEQAVFTAIADARTHYAGAQTVDDKAKAAGEVESALGRLLVITENYPELKSSDTVQTLMAELEGTENRISVERTRYNDFVQTYNLKVKTFPTSIMAKIFGFSEHAYFQSATGAETAPKVSF; encoded by the coding sequence ATGAAAAAAGGATGGATTATTGCAATTGTTATCGTCGTCATTATTTTGCTCTATGGTTTTGTTTCTTATAATGGCCTTGTTACTGCAAATGAGGGAATCAATAGCCAGTGGGCGAAAGTAGAGACGCAATATCAGAGGCGCTTTGAGCTCATCCCGAATCTTGTTGAATCAGTGAAGGGAATTATGAAGCAGGAGCAGGCTGTGTTTACCGCTATTGCAGACGCTCGTACTCATTATGCAGGAGCACAGACCGTGGATGACAAAGCGAAAGCAGCTGGAGAAGTAGAATCTGCTTTGGGACGGCTTCTCGTGATTACCGAAAATTATCCGGAATTAAAATCTTCCGACACTGTCCAGACGCTTATGGCGGAGCTTGAAGGTACCGAAAATCGAATTTCTGTGGAGCGAACTCGCTACAATGATTTCGTGCAGACCTACAATCTCAAAGTAAAAACATTTCCAACTTCAATTATGGCTAAAATCTTCGGCTTCAGCGAGCATGCATATTTTCAATCCGCAACTGGTGCAGAGACTGCTCCCAAGGTTTCATTCTAA
- a CDS encoding S26 family signal peptidase, with amino-acid sequence MSLTKLKILLGNDMFPSITPQEELWLQTLAVPKIGDVIVFENRLGMKIAHRLVHRVGNYYFTRGDTCKIINFPCRKEKILGVVEGKNRNIRVSLFLKLGLDIFLLNYLIYETLRDVRRKNHFLLLTLVSRYLAPPPLPFIGAPK; translated from the coding sequence GTGTCATTGACGAAATTAAAAATACTTTTGGGAAATGATATGTTTCCGAGCATTACACCGCAAGAGGAACTGTGGTTGCAAACTCTTGCCGTCCCCAAAATCGGAGATGTTATCGTGTTTGAAAATCGTCTGGGAATGAAGATAGCTCATCGGCTCGTCCATCGAGTGGGCAATTATTATTTCACCAGAGGTGACACCTGCAAGATCATCAATTTCCCATGCAGAAAAGAGAAAATTCTGGGAGTAGTCGAGGGTAAAAATCGGAACATAAGGGTCAGTCTGTTTTTGAAACTAGGGTTAGATATATTCCTGCTCAATTATCTCATCTACGAAACTTTGCGCGACGTAAGGAGAAAAAATCATTTTTTACTTCTCACTCTTGTTTCCCGCTATTTGGCACCCCCACCCTTACCATTCATTGGAGCACCAAAGTAA
- a CDS encoding glycosyltransferase family A protein produces MKVDVILPTYNRRASLERCLAGLQAQTHKDFEVIVVDDGSRDNTENFIRSQKSDLRLHYIRQENKGPAMARNVGIKNATADYVAFIDDDCIPEKDWLEELVKALSLNPESAGVGGFVVRQNNDLISRYIDHSGTISHRTFGETVIILITCNAIFKRSILEKEGGFNDALRHAEDAEMSLRLVRKGYRFALAPLAIVKHDHPRTLRAIYKMYVCYGNGITTMVSREKDSKPLGKPFYLLLKDLLFVPHIYMGSVKRNFRVSIKDKIAFFFLERVRLWGHYKGTTSKPATHTSRR; encoded by the coding sequence ATGAAAGTAGATGTTATTCTTCCAACATACAACCGCCGGGCGAGTTTGGAGAGGTGCCTGGCTGGACTCCAGGCACAAACACATAAGGACTTTGAGGTCATCGTGGTTGACGATGGATCTCGGGACAATACAGAGAACTTCATCCGATCACAGAAGTCTGATTTACGCCTTCATTATATCCGACAAGAAAATAAAGGTCCTGCAATGGCGAGGAATGTCGGCATTAAAAATGCTACTGCTGATTATGTGGCTTTCATTGATGATGATTGCATTCCTGAGAAGGATTGGCTGGAAGAGCTCGTCAAAGCCCTCTCTTTAAATCCAGAATCTGCGGGAGTGGGGGGCTTCGTCGTGAGACAAAATAATGATCTTATATCTCGCTATATTGATCACTCGGGTACGATCTCCCATCGCACTTTCGGCGAAACAGTCATCATTTTGATAACGTGCAATGCTATCTTCAAACGTTCTATCCTCGAAAAAGAAGGGGGGTTCAATGATGCGCTGCGGCATGCCGAAGATGCAGAAATGTCTTTGAGATTAGTGAGAAAAGGCTACCGTTTCGCTCTGGCTCCACTAGCTATAGTAAAACATGATCACCCCCGCACTCTCCGGGCCATCTATAAAATGTATGTCTGTTACGGAAATGGAATCACTACCATGGTGAGCAGAGAGAAGGACAGTAAGCCATTGGGAAAACCTTTTTATCTATTGCTAAAAGACCTGCTTTTTGTGCCACACATATACATGGGTTCAGTAAAAAGAAATTTTCGGGTAAGCATCAAAGACAAAATAGCTTTCTTCTTTCTGGAAAGAGTAAGGCTTTGGGGGCACTACAAAGGTACAACATCGAAGCCGGCTACCCACACGTCTAGAAGATAA